The DNA segment CTCCATCTGCAAGTTCAAACCTACCCGGTTTATCGTCTTTAGCATCTGTAAATGCCCCTTTGGCATAACCAAATAGCTCGCTTTCAAAAAGATTCTCATTCAGGGAACCCAGATCTACATGCATGAAAATGTGGTTTTTCCTCAGGGAATGTTTGTGGAGTTCATAAGCGAAAACCTGTTTCCCTGTTCCGTTTTCTCCCAATATCAATACATTGGCATCTGTTGGCGCTACTTTAACGAGGGTATTTTGCAGGTGTTTTATGGGCGCTGAATTTCCAACGATATGCTCAAACTGTCTGGCCTGGTCTTTCTGTAAGGAAGAATGGATCTTTTCCAGTTTCTTTACCTTTTTGTTGGATTGCCTTAAACGGGATGCCGCCGATAGGGTAGCGAAGAGCTTTTCATTTTCCCAGGGCTTAAGAATGAAATCTGTAGCCCCTTTTTTTATCGCCTGAACGGCCAGTTCCACATTTCCATAGGCCGTCATTAAGATCACGACATAATCTTTATCAATAGAGAGGATATGTTCCAGCCAGTATAATCCTTCACGTCCGTTGCTGGCTCCCTTCTGATAATTCATGTCCAGCAGAATAATGTCTACCTCATTATGACTGAGCAGTACATTGATTTCCTTAGGAGACTTACAGGTTACGACCTGATTGAAATGTTGTTTTAAGAATAAACGTGCACTCAATAGGATGTCGTCATCGTCATCGATTACTAAAACATTTGCATCTATCATTTTTATGAATTTAACGGTATGGTTTCCTTATTATTCGTTATTGTGTGTCAGACATAATTACCTTTCATCCCTGA comes from the Pedobacter sp. FW305-3-2-15-E-R2A2 genome and includes:
- a CDS encoding sigma-54 dependent transcriptional regulator, with the translated sequence MIDANVLVIDDDDDILLSARLFLKQHFNQVVTCKSPKEINVLLSHNEVDIILLDMNYQKGASNGREGLYWLEHILSIDKDYVVILMTAYGNVELAVQAIKKGATDFILKPWENEKLFATLSAASRLRQSNKKVKKLEKIHSSLQKDQARQFEHIVGNSAPIKHLQNTLVKVAPTDANVLILGENGTGKQVFAYELHKHSLRKNHIFMHVDLGSLNENLFESELFGYAKGAFTDAKDDKPGRFELADGGTIFLDEIGNLSQPLQAKLLSVLQNRTVTRLGESKERKVNVRLITATNMPLNEMVTKGTFRQDLLFRINTVELLLPGLAQRGEDIILLANHFLQSFSTKYHKSLYKFEAKAESLLLGYHWPGNVRELQHVIERAVIMADGMEISAGDLQLSPQKFGGNTVIQSEMGLEEMEKLMVQKAIDKHKGNISRAALELGLTRAALYRRIEKFDL